The Streptomyces nitrosporeus genome includes a window with the following:
- the eccCa gene encoding type VII secretion protein EccCa: MSQIVVKRPPRALPSEVPNEQVQLQPPPELPRGQQEGVMMQLLPMLGMGGSVVFFFMTPNPIMRIMGMIMIASTIAMAIAMIIRFRRGTQGQLADMRRDYLKYLTQTRRAVLRTAGKQRDAQFYLHPSPEQLWALVAEGSRVWERRVGDADFAHVRIGLGSQELATPLIAPDTAPVDELEPLTAGAMQQFLTTHSTLDGLPMAVSLRAFYHLTVSGEAESVRSTARAMVGSLASLHSPEDLVIAVATGTDTAPHWEWTKWLPHVQVPGSVDGAGSRRLITTSVAELEELLAGRLDGRPRFQPGGQPLLDQPHVVVVLDGRSVPPTSALAAAEGLQGVSVIEIVPGQVTGARGGLSIVVDPHSLQLESGHGLVYDGTPDLLSPQAAEALARQLAPLHVATGGDDDEPLLANLEFTDLLNLGDAATIDVSRTWRPRSQAERLRVPIGVGEDGGPVMLDLKEAAQEGMGPHGLCVGATGSGKSELLRTLVLGLAVTHTSETLNFVLADFKGGATFAGMAQMPHVAAVITNLADDLTLVDRMGDSISGELNRRQEMLRDAGNYANIHDYEKARAAGAPLQPIPSLVLVIDEFSELLTAKPDFIEMFVQIGRIGRSLGVHLLLASQRLEEGRLRGLETYLSYRIGLRTFSAGESRAAIGVPDAYHLPNVPGSGYLKYGTDEMVRFKAAYVSGVYRSGAQPAASSGPLPVDRRPVVFTAAPVPVRYVQPSPQAGAAVPEPRTAEDDALADTVLDVIVRRLEGRGASAHQVWLPPLDNPPSFDELLPGLSAVEGRGLTQPGFEGAGRLVVPLGVVDKPYEQRRDTLYRDFSGAAGHMQITGGPQSGKSTLLRTLVAGFALTHTPQEVQFYGLDFGGGGMASVSGLPHVGGIASRLDPEKVRRTVSEVYGIMARREEYFRSAGIDSIATFRRLRARGDISVADQPWGDVFLLVDGWGNFRTDYDALEPAVVDIAARGLGYGIHLVVTASRSMEVRANLKDHLMNRLELRLGDVMDSELDRKAAVNVPTGVPGRGLTPEKLHFMAAVPRIDGINSDSDLSEATAAMNQEVARHWTAAPAPAVRLLPRELPARELPSGYARPERGIAFGIDENNLEPVFLDFERDPFFLVFGESESGKSNLLRLLIKQLTERYDGSAAKFFVIDNRRGLLDVTPASHLAEYVPMSNNMEHHTDALYDLMKRRTPSPDVTAQELRDRSWWSGPSVFVVVDDYDLVSTSSGNPLAKLTEMLPFARDVGVRFIIARSSAGAGRALYEPFMQRVMELGAQGLVLSGDPIEGDLLGNVRPRPMPPGRGVFVTRRRGNPLVQSGLMEG; encoded by the coding sequence GTGAGCCAGATCGTCGTCAAGCGCCCACCGAGGGCCCTCCCCTCCGAAGTCCCGAACGAGCAGGTGCAGTTGCAACCTCCCCCCGAGCTGCCCCGCGGGCAGCAGGAGGGGGTGATGATGCAGCTGCTGCCGATGCTCGGTATGGGCGGTTCCGTCGTCTTCTTCTTCATGACGCCGAACCCGATCATGCGGATCATGGGCATGATCATGATCGCGTCGACGATCGCGATGGCCATCGCGATGATCATCCGCTTCCGGCGCGGCACCCAGGGGCAGCTCGCGGACATGCGGCGGGACTACCTGAAGTACCTGACGCAGACCCGGCGTGCCGTACTGAGGACGGCGGGCAAGCAGCGTGACGCGCAGTTCTACCTCCACCCGTCCCCGGAGCAGCTGTGGGCGCTCGTCGCCGAGGGCAGCCGGGTCTGGGAGCGCCGGGTCGGCGACGCGGACTTCGCGCATGTGCGCATCGGTCTGGGCAGCCAGGAACTCGCCACCCCGCTGATCGCGCCCGACACCGCGCCGGTCGACGAGCTGGAGCCGCTGACCGCGGGGGCGATGCAGCAGTTCCTGACGACGCACAGCACGCTCGACGGGCTGCCGATGGCGGTCTCGCTACGGGCCTTCTACCACCTGACCGTCAGCGGTGAGGCCGAGTCGGTGCGCTCGACCGCCCGCGCGATGGTCGGTTCCCTCGCCTCGCTGCACTCCCCCGAGGACCTGGTCATCGCGGTGGCGACCGGCACGGACACCGCCCCGCACTGGGAGTGGACGAAGTGGCTCCCGCACGTCCAGGTGCCCGGGTCCGTGGACGGCGCGGGCAGCCGGCGCCTGATCACGACGAGCGTGGCGGAGCTGGAGGAACTGCTCGCGGGCCGTCTCGACGGCCGGCCCCGTTTCCAGCCCGGTGGCCAGCCGCTCCTGGACCAGCCGCATGTGGTCGTCGTGCTCGACGGCCGGTCCGTGCCGCCGACGTCCGCGCTGGCCGCGGCCGAGGGGCTCCAGGGCGTGAGCGTCATCGAGATCGTGCCCGGCCAGGTCACCGGGGCCCGCGGTGGCCTGTCCATCGTGGTGGACCCCCACTCGCTCCAGCTGGAGTCCGGGCACGGGCTGGTCTACGACGGCACACCCGATCTGCTGAGCCCCCAGGCCGCCGAGGCGCTGGCCCGGCAGCTGGCCCCGCTCCATGTCGCCACCGGCGGGGACGACGACGAACCGCTGCTGGCCAACCTGGAGTTCACCGATCTGCTGAACCTCGGTGACGCGGCCACCATCGACGTCAGCCGGACCTGGCGCCCCCGCTCGCAGGCCGAGCGGCTGCGGGTGCCGATCGGTGTCGGCGAGGACGGCGGTCCGGTGATGCTGGACCTGAAGGAGGCGGCGCAGGAGGGCATGGGGCCGCACGGCCTGTGTGTCGGCGCCACCGGTTCCGGCAAGTCCGAGCTGCTGCGCACGCTCGTGCTGGGTCTGGCCGTCACCCATACCTCGGAGACGCTGAACTTCGTCCTCGCGGACTTCAAGGGCGGTGCCACCTTCGCCGGGATGGCGCAGATGCCGCACGTCGCGGCGGTGATCACCAACCTGGCGGACGACCTGACGCTGGTGGACCGCATGGGCGACTCCATCAGCGGTGAGCTCAACCGCCGTCAGGAGATGCTGCGGGACGCGGGCAACTACGCCAACATCCACGACTACGAGAAGGCGCGTGCCGCCGGTGCGCCGCTCCAGCCCATCCCGTCGCTCGTCCTGGTCATCGACGAGTTCAGCGAGCTGCTGACGGCCAAACCCGACTTCATCGAGATGTTCGTGCAGATCGGCCGTATCGGCCGGTCGCTGGGCGTCCATCTGCTGCTGGCCTCGCAGCGCCTGGAGGAGGGCCGGCTGCGCGGTCTGGAGACCTATCTGTCGTACCGGATCGGTCTGCGTACCTTCTCCGCGGGCGAGTCCCGGGCCGCGATCGGTGTGCCCGACGCCTACCACCTGCCCAATGTGCCCGGTTCCGGCTATCTGAAGTACGGCACGGACGAGATGGTGCGGTTCAAGGCCGCGTACGTCTCCGGGGTGTACCGCTCGGGTGCCCAGCCGGCCGCCTCCTCCGGTCCGCTGCCGGTGGACCGCAGGCCGGTGGTGTTCACCGCGGCACCGGTTCCGGTGCGCTACGTGCAGCCGAGCCCGCAGGCCGGGGCCGCGGTGCCCGAGCCGCGTACGGCGGAGGACGACGCGCTGGCGGACACGGTACTCGACGTGATCGTGCGCCGGCTGGAGGGCCGCGGGGCCTCCGCCCACCAGGTGTGGCTGCCGCCGCTGGACAACCCGCCGTCGTTCGACGAACTGCTGCCGGGCCTCTCGGCGGTCGAGGGCCGGGGGCTGACCCAGCCGGGGTTCGAGGGCGCGGGCCGTCTGGTCGTACCGCTGGGTGTGGTCGACAAGCCGTACGAGCAGCGGCGCGACACGCTGTACCGGGACTTCTCCGGTGCGGCGGGCCACATGCAGATCACGGGTGGCCCGCAGTCGGGCAAGTCGACCCTGCTGCGTACCCTTGTCGCGGGTTTCGCGCTCACCCACACCCCGCAGGAGGTCCAGTTCTACGGGCTGGACTTCGGTGGCGGCGGTATGGCCTCGGTCTCCGGTCTGCCGCATGTCGGCGGCATCGCCTCCCGGCTCGACCCGGAGAAGGTGCGGCGTACGGTGTCCGAGGTGTACGGGATCATGGCGCGCCGTGAGGAGTACTTCCGCAGCGCGGGCATCGACTCCATCGCCACGTTCCGCAGACTCCGGGCACGTGGCGACATCTCGGTGGCGGACCAGCCGTGGGGCGATGTGTTCCTGCTGGTCGACGGCTGGGGCAACTTCCGGACGGACTACGACGCCCTGGAGCCGGCGGTCGTGGACATCGCGGCCCGCGGTCTCGGATACGGCATCCACCTGGTCGTCACGGCCTCGCGTTCCATGGAGGTCAGGGCGAACCTCAAGGACCACCTGATGAACCGGCTGGAGCTGCGGCTCGGCGACGTCATGGACTCCGAACTGGACCGCAAGGCCGCGGTCAACGTGCCGACCGGTGTGCCCGGCCGTGGCCTGACCCCGGAGAAGCTGCACTTCATGGCGGCGGTACCGAGGATCGACGGCATCAACTCCGACAGCGACCTCTCCGAGGCGACGGCCGCCATGAACCAGGAGGTCGCCCGGCACTGGACCGCCGCGCCCGCCCCGGCGGTCCGGCTGCTGCCCCGTGAACTCCCGGCGCGGGAGCTGCCCTCGGGCTACGCGCGGCCCGAGCGGGGCATCGCGTTCGGCATCGACGAGAACAACCTGGAGCCGGTCTTCCTCGACTTCGAGCGGGACCCGTTCTTCCTGGTGTTCGGTGAGAGCGAGTCCGGCAAGTCCAACCTGCTGCGACTGCTGATCAAGCAGCTGACGGAGCGTTATGACGGCAGTGCCGCCAAGTTCTTCGTCATCGACAACCGGCGCGGACTGCTGGACGTCACTCCGGCGTCGCATCTGGCGGAGTACGTGCCCATGTCCAACAACATGGAGCACCACACGGACGCGCTGTACGACCTGATGAAGCGCCGTACACCGTCGCCGGACGTCACGGCGCAGGAGCTGCGCGACCGCAGCTGGTGGAGCGGGCCGTCCGTGTTCGTGGTCGTCGACGACTACGACCTGGTCTCGACGTCCAGCGGGAACCCGCTGGCCAAGCTCACGGAGATGCTGCCGTTCGCCCGGGACGTCGGCGTCCGCTTCATCATCGCCCGCAGCTCGGCCGGGGCCGGCCGCGCCCTGTACGAGCCGTTCATGCAGCGGGTCATGGAGCTGGGCGCGCAGGGCCTCGTGCTCTCGGGCGACCCGATCGAGGGCGACCTCCTCGGCAACGTACGGCCGCGGCCGATGCCGCCGGGGCGCGGGGTCTTCGTCACACGGCGCCGGGGCAACCCGCTGGTGCAGTCGGGGCTCATGGAGGGGTGA
- the eccB gene encoding type VII secretion protein EccB, translating into MASRRDELNAYTFAKRRLIAQFLQPHPSGSEEGAPRPLRAVVPGAIVGAVVLGIFGAWGMFKPVAPQKWDTPYENVIIASKSTTRYVVLKTDGKTQLHPVLNMASAKLLLAPDKGKVINVDESVLDNGKIPHGATLGIPYAPDRLPDTKEAGSAKRWAVCERPGEGGRAIQKAAFVFAKREQGKTEGGNKLEGGELLYVEGPGPDRTRYLVDATGTAYPLQKDEVLLRTLVEQDRAPQRVTDDWLTTLHKGDPVAFPSIEGTPGAPAGVPGDLEPEADKVGMILSATSGTTTQQYVVLPGRVAPVTDFTAKLLLNSRALVDLRQDGRAKPVSAAAFQPGKPFGQEKDWPTAEPTAVNSASTAPGSRNTVCNVLRGVSDKDGATTLSTWAGTGFPATLATGSSSTYVTPGSGQLFRQFKGSSADSGPLFLVTDTGLRYAMQSNGDSVTDDAGIGESGTKKEREERRQEAQQAQNRLGYKDVAPAPVPAAWSTFLPTGPRLSTGAARQPQGS; encoded by the coding sequence ATGGCATCACGGCGGGACGAACTCAATGCCTACACCTTCGCGAAGCGGAGGTTGATCGCACAGTTCCTGCAGCCCCACCCGTCCGGTTCGGAGGAAGGCGCGCCCCGCCCGCTGCGCGCGGTGGTGCCCGGAGCGATCGTCGGCGCGGTCGTCCTCGGGATCTTCGGAGCCTGGGGCATGTTCAAGCCCGTCGCGCCCCAGAAGTGGGACACCCCCTACGAGAACGTCATCATCGCCAGCAAATCCACCACCCGCTACGTGGTGCTGAAGACCGACGGCAAGACGCAGCTCCACCCGGTGCTGAACATGGCCAGCGCCAAACTCCTCCTCGCCCCCGACAAGGGCAAGGTCATCAACGTCGACGAATCGGTCCTCGACAACGGCAAGATCCCGCACGGCGCCACCCTCGGTATCCCGTACGCCCCCGACCGGCTCCCCGACACGAAGGAAGCCGGTTCCGCCAAGCGGTGGGCGGTCTGCGAGCGGCCCGGGGAGGGCGGCCGGGCCATCCAGAAGGCGGCGTTCGTCTTCGCGAAGCGCGAGCAGGGCAAGACCGAGGGCGGGAACAAGCTCGAAGGCGGCGAACTGCTGTACGTCGAAGGGCCGGGCCCCGACCGGACCCGCTACCTGGTGGACGCCACGGGCACGGCGTACCCCCTGCAGAAGGACGAGGTGCTGCTGCGCACCCTGGTCGAGCAGGACCGCGCCCCCCAGCGCGTCACCGACGACTGGCTCACCACACTGCACAAGGGGGACCCCGTCGCCTTCCCCTCCATAGAAGGGACGCCCGGCGCCCCCGCGGGAGTCCCCGGCGACCTGGAGCCCGAAGCCGACAAGGTGGGCATGATCCTCTCCGCGACCTCCGGCACCACGACCCAGCAGTACGTCGTCCTCCCGGGCAGGGTCGCCCCGGTGACCGACTTCACCGCCAAGCTGCTGCTCAACAGCCGGGCCCTGGTCGACCTCCGCCAGGACGGCAGGGCGAAGCCCGTCAGCGCCGCGGCGTTCCAGCCCGGCAAGCCCTTCGGGCAGGAGAAGGACTGGCCCACGGCCGAACCGACGGCCGTGAACTCCGCGAGCACCGCGCCGGGCAGCCGCAACACCGTCTGCAACGTCCTGCGGGGCGTATCCGACAAGGACGGCGCCACCACGCTGAGCACCTGGGCGGGCACCGGCTTCCCCGCGACCCTCGCCACCGGCTCCAGCAGCACCTACGTCACCCCCGGATCCGGCCAGCTCTTCCGCCAGTTCAAGGGATCCAGCGCCGATTCCGGTCCGCTGTTCCTGGTGACCGACACCGGTCTGCGCTATGCCATGCAGTCCAACGGCGACAGCGTGACGGACGACGCGGGCATCGGGGAGTCGGGAACGAAGAAGGAGCGGGAAGAGCGCCGGCAGGAGGCCCAGCAGGCCCAGAACAGGCTGGGGTACAAGGACGTCGCCCCCGCACCCGTCCCGGCGGCCTGGTCCACCTTCCTGCCGACGGGGCCGCGCCTGTCGACCGGTGCCGCACGGCAGCCGCAGGGCTCGTGA
- a CDS encoding S8 family serine peptidase produces the protein MTAGMSQTQRRRISRRLIGAVAVTMAWGVGFVGVAPSAAAADVQSQQWYLEPMHAEEMWKKATGEGIKVAVIDTGVNPSTPSLKGQVLEGLDATGAEGDETDDYNGHGTTMAELIAGTGQGGGLKGLAPGAKIIPMRVADGDWKPEDRVNAYDTVDAIRAAADSDAQIISMSFGNEFKLEQEIEAVKYAQSKGKLFFAAVGNEAQKGNKPIYPAAYPEVVGVGATDSQGTVSDTSQHGNFVDIAAPGDDVPFWCDQKFERYCQGNGGTSAATAITSAAAALIWSAHPEWTANQVLNVLFDTAGRGDWEKGTLSNYLGHGIIRPAVNILKGKGDPGDPDVSPLTQEKTAGSTASPAASAPASSQPDEKKQADDAAMAGSSTEKAEDDSQLGLILGGVAVVVVLAGAAFVIARKRRTA, from the coding sequence ATGACAGCAGGAATGAGCCAGACCCAACGGCGTCGCATCTCTCGGCGGCTGATTGGTGCTGTGGCGGTGACCATGGCTTGGGGGGTGGGCTTCGTCGGCGTCGCTCCCTCTGCGGCTGCTGCGGATGTGCAGTCGCAGCAGTGGTACCTGGAGCCAATGCACGCCGAGGAGATGTGGAAGAAAGCTACGGGTGAAGGCATCAAGGTTGCTGTCATTGATACCGGTGTCAATCCTTCGACACCGTCGCTGAAAGGGCAGGTCCTTGAGGGGCTCGATGCTACGGGCGCTGAGGGGGATGAGACCGACGACTACAACGGCCATGGCACCACCATGGCTGAGTTGATTGCCGGCACCGGTCAGGGTGGGGGACTGAAAGGTCTTGCACCAGGAGCCAAGATCATTCCGATGCGAGTCGCTGACGGTGATTGGAAGCCCGAAGATCGTGTGAACGCTTACGACACGGTGGATGCGATCCGGGCTGCTGCCGACAGTGACGCACAGATCATCAGCATGTCATTCGGAAACGAATTCAAGCTGGAGCAAGAGATCGAAGCGGTTAAGTATGCCCAGAGCAAGGGGAAGCTGTTCTTTGCTGCTGTAGGTAATGAAGCACAAAAGGGCAACAAGCCGATCTATCCTGCCGCTTATCCTGAGGTCGTTGGCGTGGGGGCCACCGATAGCCAAGGCACGGTGTCCGACACTTCCCAGCATGGCAATTTCGTGGACATCGCTGCCCCCGGTGACGATGTGCCGTTCTGGTGTGATCAGAAGTTCGAACGGTACTGCCAAGGCAACGGTGGAACGAGCGCTGCCACCGCCATTACGTCAGCAGCAGCCGCCCTGATCTGGTCCGCCCACCCAGAATGGACCGCCAACCAGGTCCTCAACGTCCTCTTCGACACGGCCGGCCGAGGTGACTGGGAGAAGGGCACCCTCAGCAACTACCTGGGCCACGGCATCATCCGCCCTGCCGTCAACATCCTCAAGGGCAAGGGCGACCCCGGGGACCCGGACGTCAGCCCGCTCACCCAGGAGAAGACGGCCGGTTCCACCGCCTCGCCCGCCGCTTCTGCACCAGCTTCGTCACAGCCTGACGAGAAGAAGCAGGCCGACGACGCGGCTATGGCAGGCTCCAGCACCGAGAAGGCCGAGGACGACAGCCAACTGGGCCTGATCCTCGGGGGAGTGGCGGTCGTGGTCGTGCTCGCAGGGGCGGCGTTCGTGATCGCGCGTAAGCGCCGTACGGCTTGA
- a CDS encoding WXG100 family type VII secretion target yields MVVTYSSLEMAASSIDRQSKQLQEDLASIKRMVASVSELWVGEAKSAYDASQAGWDRDATAIHTALSDISRKVREAGTSYQAGDKRARANFE; encoded by the coding sequence ATGGTTGTCACTTACTCGAGCCTGGAAATGGCCGCGAGTTCCATCGACCGGCAGAGCAAGCAGCTCCAAGAGGACCTCGCGTCGATCAAGCGGATGGTCGCCAGCGTGTCCGAGCTGTGGGTGGGCGAGGCCAAGTCGGCCTACGACGCCTCCCAGGCAGGCTGGGACCGTGACGCCACGGCCATCCACACGGCCCTGAGCGACATCTCCCGCAAGGTGCGCGAAGCCGGTACCTCGTACCAGGCGGGCGACAAGCGGGCGCGGGCCAACTTCGAGTAG
- a CDS encoding WXG100 family type VII secretion target, whose translation MADQKLSDEALLKLENELGQRFESVRGQLKTLQATIDSVEGAWQGIGANAFNVKQAEINLKMSDIGTRLVNFMEAIKAARTIKGNTEDEVAAALRGVDVVAGHSGGSEARTSAINNL comes from the coding sequence ATGGCAGACCAGAAGCTTTCAGATGAAGCACTCCTCAAGCTGGAGAACGAACTCGGCCAGCGTTTCGAGTCCGTGCGGGGTCAGCTGAAGACGCTGCAGGCGACGATCGACAGCGTGGAGGGCGCCTGGCAGGGTATCGGTGCCAACGCCTTCAACGTGAAGCAGGCCGAGATCAACCTGAAGATGAGTGACATCGGCACGCGGCTGGTGAACTTCATGGAAGCGATCAAGGCGGCCCGCACCATCAAGGGCAACACCGAGGACGAGGTCGCGGCAGCCCTGCGGGGCGTGGACGTCGTCGCCGGTCACTCGGGTGGTTCCGAGGCCAGGACGTCGGCCATCAACAACCTCTGA
- the eccE gene encoding type VII secretion protein EccE, producing MGAATRERTRRSGHRPSGPSRRQRSNEPAGSASPSAPDAPAATTLRSISRTGRVGPVLRQMVLVEAALAVAAVGAAIGGVWMIPAVVVACLLVLLAAVRRRGRAVQDWLSTLLALRRRRRTAAAAPADTEPQLAPVAEGVPGFAPCIYVDRNRRTVGMLGDGTFLTAVVRVEASGESLRQAMGARPLPLSLLGDALTVDDIVLESAQLVQQVRPAPAPHLPQRSVARLSYAPLQERTGAPALRMTWVAVKLDPELCREAVEARGGGIGGAQRCLVRVADHVASRITGAGFRATVLDQEELNSAVATSACANPMLSARAGRPDAAPQRRTAETPRVWRCDDRWHTTYAVDRWPELGRGATPLPRLVALLTSVPAYATTFSLTVRRGTHQGRMSVCGHVRITGGSDTELVGVRRTLEQAARHAGVGLARLDREQLPGALATLPLGGAQ from the coding sequence ATGGGTGCAGCGACGCGGGAGCGTACGAGGCGGTCCGGCCACCGGCCGTCCGGCCCTTCCCGACGGCAACGCAGCAACGAGCCGGCCGGCTCGGCATCTCCTTCCGCGCCGGACGCCCCTGCCGCGACGACCCTGCGTTCGATCTCGCGGACCGGCCGGGTCGGGCCCGTGCTGCGGCAGATGGTGCTGGTCGAGGCGGCCCTGGCGGTCGCCGCGGTCGGTGCGGCGATCGGCGGCGTGTGGATGATCCCGGCCGTCGTGGTGGCCTGCCTGCTGGTCCTCCTCGCCGCGGTACGCCGCCGGGGCCGGGCCGTACAGGACTGGCTGTCGACGCTGCTGGCCCTGCGCCGGCGCAGGCGGACCGCGGCGGCGGCCCCTGCGGACACGGAGCCCCAACTGGCCCCGGTCGCCGAGGGCGTGCCGGGCTTCGCCCCCTGTATATACGTGGACCGGAACCGTCGCACGGTGGGCATGCTGGGGGACGGCACGTTCCTGACGGCGGTGGTGCGGGTCGAGGCGAGCGGTGAGTCGCTGCGCCAGGCGATGGGCGCGCGGCCCCTTCCGCTGTCCCTGCTGGGTGACGCCCTCACGGTGGACGACATCGTGCTGGAGTCGGCGCAGCTGGTGCAGCAGGTACGGCCCGCGCCGGCGCCGCACCTGCCGCAGCGTTCGGTGGCCCGGCTCTCCTACGCCCCGCTCCAGGAGCGGACGGGCGCTCCCGCGCTGCGGATGACGTGGGTGGCGGTGAAGCTGGATCCGGAGCTGTGCCGGGAGGCCGTCGAGGCGCGCGGCGGTGGGATCGGCGGTGCCCAGCGCTGTCTGGTGCGGGTCGCGGACCATGTGGCGAGCCGGATCACCGGGGCCGGTTTCCGGGCCACGGTGCTGGACCAGGAGGAGCTGAACTCCGCCGTGGCGACGTCGGCGTGTGCCAACCCCATGCTGTCGGCGCGCGCCGGACGGCCGGACGCCGCGCCGCAGCGGCGGACGGCGGAGACCCCGCGGGTGTGGCGCTGCGACGACCGCTGGCACACCACCTACGCGGTGGACCGGTGGCCCGAACTGGGCCGGGGGGCGACACCGCTCCCCCGGCTGGTCGCGCTGCTGACCTCGGTCCCGGCGTACGCGACGACGTTCAGTCTGACGGTGCGCCGCGGTACGCACCAGGGACGCATGTCCGTGTGCGGGCACGTACGCATCACCGGCGGATCCGACACCGAGCTCGTAGGCGTACGGAGGACTCTGGAGCAGGCCGCACGGCATGCCGGGGTGGGCCTCGCGCGGCTGGACCGCGAGCAGTTGCCCGGTGCCCTGGCGACGCTCCCGCTGGGAGGCGCGCAGTGA
- a CDS encoding DUF397 domain-containing protein, which produces MGTQQEKDELYALDISDVEWLSAPGTEDAEERVEIAHLPGGAVAMRSSLDPETVLRYTEAEWRAFVLGARDGEFDLT; this is translated from the coding sequence ATGGGCACCCAGCAGGAGAAGGACGAGCTCTACGCTCTCGACATCTCGGATGTGGAGTGGCTGAGCGCACCCGGGACCGAGGACGCGGAGGAGCGGGTGGAGATCGCGCACCTGCCGGGCGGCGCGGTCGCGATGCGTTCCTCTCTGGATCCCGAAACGGTACTGCGCTACACGGAGGCCGAGTGGCGTGCCTTCGTACTGGGCGCGCGGGACGGTGAGTTCGACCTCACGTAA
- the mycP gene encoding type VII secretion-associated serine protease mycosin codes for MSSTGRRVSSTGRRVLTAVAATAVLFVSLPVLPAAAEDSTQCTFPSKKYAGRPWSLQRVLMDELWAQSTGKGVRVAVIDTGVDIKNPQLTKAVDARSGRNFLPKDLKDENGTKVERGKENGTTDVVGHGTKVAGIIAAREGEGTGFTGLAPDATIIPIQQNDADGNGTAETLADAIRYAADQADADIINISQDTADAVKPAPALKAAVDAALAKEIVVVASAGNDGLGGNVKETYPASFDGVLAVASSDRNNERAAFSQSGDFVGVAAPGVDMISTVPGGGHCADNGTSFSAPYVAGVAALIKAKHPGWTRKQIVAQIQQTAERSIAGHDHLVGWGVVDPVRALTEDEKPIEQPVAHEGVSKGEAPVPAALHLGETADERNARLATYVLVGGGVLVAAIAGTSVAYRDAQRRRNRPARTHGAHR; via the coding sequence ATGTCTTCCACCGGGCGGCGCGTGTCTTCCACCGGACGGCGCGTGCTGACGGCCGTGGCCGCCACCGCCGTCCTCTTCGTCTCGCTGCCGGTCCTGCCGGCCGCCGCCGAGGACTCGACCCAGTGCACCTTCCCCTCCAAGAAGTACGCCGGACGTCCGTGGTCGCTGCAACGCGTCCTGATGGACGAACTGTGGGCGCAGTCCACCGGCAAGGGCGTACGGGTGGCGGTCATCGACACCGGTGTCGACATCAAGAACCCGCAGCTCACCAAAGCCGTGGACGCCCGGAGCGGTCGCAACTTCCTGCCGAAGGACCTCAAGGACGAGAACGGCACCAAGGTCGAGCGGGGCAAGGAGAACGGCACCACCGACGTGGTCGGCCACGGCACCAAGGTCGCCGGGATCATCGCCGCACGCGAGGGGGAGGGCACCGGGTTCACCGGTCTCGCCCCGGACGCCACGATCATCCCGATCCAGCAGAACGACGCCGACGGCAACGGAACGGCGGAGACCCTGGCCGACGCCATCCGCTACGCAGCCGACCAGGCGGATGCCGACATCATCAACATCTCCCAGGACACCGCCGACGCGGTGAAGCCCGCCCCCGCCCTCAAGGCCGCCGTGGACGCCGCACTGGCCAAGGAGATAGTGGTCGTCGCCTCGGCCGGCAACGACGGGCTCGGCGGCAACGTCAAGGAGACCTATCCGGCCTCGTTCGACGGGGTCCTGGCGGTGGCCTCCTCGGACCGCAACAACGAGCGCGCGGCCTTCTCCCAGTCCGGGGATTTCGTGGGCGTCGCCGCCCCCGGGGTGGACATGATCTCCACGGTCCCCGGCGGCGGGCACTGCGCCGACAACGGCACCAGCTTCTCGGCTCCTTATGTCGCGGGCGTCGCCGCCCTCATCAAGGCGAAACACCCGGGCTGGACGCGGAAGCAGATCGTCGCCCAGATCCAGCAGACGGCGGAACGCTCGATCGCGGGCCACGACCACCTGGTCGGCTGGGGTGTCGTCGACCCGGTGCGGGCCCTGACGGAGGACGAGAAGCCGATCGAACAGCCGGTGGCCCACGAGGGAGTGAGCAAGGGCGAAGCGCCCGTCCCGGCCGCCCTCCACCTCGGCGAGACCGCGGACGAACGAAACGCCCGGCTGGCCACCTACGTCCTGGTGGGCGGGGGCGTCCTGGTCGCCGCCATCGCGGGCACGTCGGTCGCGTACCGTGACGCGCAGCGACGACGGAACAGGCCGGCACGGACCCACGGGGCACACAGGTGA